In one window of Polaromonas naphthalenivorans CJ2 DNA:
- a CDS encoding sigma-54-dependent transcriptional regulator produces the protein MNPQAPALLPARILIIDDEPDLRTLYELTLLRQGYRVEAAGDLQQAREHLKAQRFDAVITDMRLPDGLGLELLRDLAAQHRSERCVVITAHGSAENAVEALKAGAFDYLTKPVDLKQFRSVVASAIQETTNLGVALPKGEARMAMTSPGKPADAATMLQKLVGESPVMRAVKSRIVKVAGSMAPVLIRGESGTGKELVARAVHGCSHRAASPFVAVNCSAIPENLLEAEFFGARKGAYTGAAQDRQGYFQAAKGGTLFLDEIGDLPLAMQSKLLRAIQERTVRSLGSPQEETVDVRIVSATHKDLAAGVEAGTFRQDLYYRLNVIEVVVPPLRERLDDLPALCNALLARICNESGLDMPELSPAVIAQLRSLPLNGNVRELENILHRAVALGEDSLLQVDAPPEEVVVVPENLQNFLDQQERSILTKVLQETGFNRTAAATRLGLSLRQIRYRIARLGITTPGHDDAAETLDDFA, from the coding sequence ATGAATCCGCAAGCACCTGCATTACTACCTGCCCGCATCCTGATCATTGATGACGAGCCGGACCTGCGCACCCTGTACGAGCTGACGCTGCTTCGGCAAGGCTACCGGGTCGAGGCGGCCGGAGATCTGCAGCAGGCGCGCGAACACCTCAAGGCGCAGCGTTTTGATGCCGTCATCACCGACATGCGCCTGCCCGACGGGCTGGGGCTTGAACTGCTGCGCGACCTGGCGGCACAGCACCGTTCGGAGCGCTGCGTGGTCATCACGGCCCATGGCTCGGCCGAAAATGCGGTGGAGGCGCTCAAGGCAGGCGCGTTTGACTACCTGACCAAGCCGGTTGACCTCAAGCAGTTCCGAAGTGTCGTGGCCTCGGCCATACAGGAAACCACCAATCTCGGTGTGGCTCTGCCGAAGGGCGAAGCCCGCATGGCGATGACCAGCCCTGGCAAACCGGCCGATGCCGCAACCATGCTGCAAAAGCTGGTCGGCGAATCGCCCGTGATGCGGGCCGTGAAGTCGCGCATCGTCAAGGTGGCCGGCAGCATGGCGCCGGTGCTGATACGCGGCGAGTCCGGCACCGGCAAGGAACTGGTGGCGCGCGCCGTGCATGGCTGCAGCCATCGCGCGGCCAGCCCGTTCGTGGCGGTCAACTGCAGTGCGATTCCCGAAAACCTGCTTGAAGCCGAGTTCTTTGGCGCCCGCAAAGGTGCTTACACCGGCGCAGCGCAGGACCGGCAGGGCTATTTCCAGGCGGCCAAGGGCGGCACGCTGTTTCTTGACGAGATTGGCGACCTGCCGCTGGCCATGCAGTCCAAGCTGCTGCGGGCCATCCAGGAGCGCACCGTGCGTTCGCTGGGCTCGCCGCAGGAAGAAACCGTCGATGTGCGCATCGTCAGCGCCACCCACAAGGACTTGGCGGCAGGCGTCGAGGCGGGTACCTTTCGCCAGGATTTGTACTACCGGCTCAATGTGATCGAGGTCGTGGTGCCGCCACTGCGCGAGCGGCTGGACGACCTGCCGGCACTGTGCAACGCCCTGCTGGCAAGAATTTGCAATGAGTCCGGCCTGGACATGCCCGAGTTGAGCCCGGCGGTGATCGCGCAACTGCGTTCGCTGCCCCTCAACGGCAACGTCCGCGAACTGGAGAACATCCTGCACCGGGCCGTCGCCCTGGGCGAAGACAGCCTGCTGCAGGTTGATGCGCCGCCCGAGGAGGTGGTGGTCGTACCCGAGAATCTGCAAAACTTCCTGGACCAGCAGGAGCGCAGCATCCTGACCAAGGTGCTGCAGGAAACCGGCTTCAACCGCACGGCTGCAGCCACCCGGCTGGGCCTGAGCCTGCGCCAGATCCGCTACCGTATTGCGCGCCTGGGAATCACGACACCCGGCCATGACGATGCGGCCGAGACCCTTGATGACTTTGCCTGA
- the ampD gene encoding 1,6-anhydro-N-acetylmuramyl-L-alanine amidase AmpD, which translates to MTLPEPAISAASSLWQEGGWYRHARALASPNFGPRPAGARIDLVVIHSISLPPGEFGNGNVQRLFTNQLDWQAHPYFQGIRGLQVSAHFFITRTGALWQFVGCDDRAWHAGQSAYRGRSQCNDDSIGIELEGLEGSTFEALQYETLAGLCAALLQAYPVAHIAGHEHIAPGRKLDPGSGFDWILLQNSLALPDRYFPKTS; encoded by the coding sequence ATGACTTTGCCTGAGCCAGCCATTTCAGCGGCCTCAAGCTTGTGGCAGGAAGGCGGCTGGTATCGCCATGCCCGCGCACTGGCGTCACCCAACTTCGGTCCGCGACCTGCCGGCGCGCGGATTGACCTGGTCGTGATTCATTCCATCAGCCTGCCGCCCGGTGAATTTGGCAACGGCAACGTCCAGCGCCTGTTCACCAACCAGCTTGACTGGCAAGCGCATCCCTACTTCCAGGGCATCCGTGGCCTGCAGGTCTCGGCGCACTTTTTTATCACCCGCACCGGCGCGCTGTGGCAATTCGTCGGCTGCGATGACCGTGCCTGGCATGCCGGCCAGTCCGCTTACCGGGGGCGAAGCCAGTGCAACGACGACTCCATCGGCATTGAACTCGAAGGCCTTGAAGGCAGCACCTTTGAAGCGCTCCAGTACGAAACACTGGCCGGCTTGTGCGCAGCCCTCCTTCAGGCCTATCCGGTGGCGCATATTGCCGGGCATGAACACATTGCCCCCGGCCGCAAACTGGACCCGGGAAGCGGATTTGACTGGATTTTGCTGCAAAACTCCCTGGCCTTGCCGGATAGGTATTTCCCTAAAACCTCCTGA
- a CDS encoding ribonucleoside-diphosphate reductase subunit alpha codes for MQTAPYAVPLSSGVPASNSIHATPASGALANYQIIRRNGSVVAFEPSKIAVAMMKAFLAVHGTQGAASASVRETVDTLTQAVVRALMRSRPSGGTFHIEDVQDQVELGLMRGGHHEIARAYVLYREKHNQERARQLQAQTPALPQLHVMDGGKRVALDLRNLQALIEASCANLGTDVKPDPIVSETMRNLYDGVPIEEVYKASILAARTLIEKDPDYTYATARLLLHTIRKEVLDEEISHEAMAVRYVTYFPEFIAKGIKNELLDEKLQQFDLARLGAALKPERDLQFDYLGLQTLFDRYFLHIRKQRIELPQAFFMRVAMGLSLNETDREARAIEFYEILSSFDFMSSTPTLFNAGTLRSQLSSCYLTTVADDLGGIYDAIKENALLSKFAGGLGNDWTPVRAMGAHIKGTNGESQGVVPFLKVVNDTAVAVNQGGKRKGAVCAYLETWHLDIEEFLELRKNTGDDRRRTHDMNTSNWIPDLFMRRVMEKGSWTLFSPSDTPDLHDKFGQDFEKAYVAYEARAERGELKPSRKLQATDMWRKMLSMLFETGHPWITFKDACNIRSPQQHAGVVHSSNLCTEITLNTSATETAVCNLGSINLVQHLKDGALDHDKLKKTITTAMRMLDNVIDINYYAVEKARHSNMRHRPVGLGLMGFQDCLYELRVPYASQAAVEFADTSMEAICYHAYWASTELARERGQYESYKGSLWDQGILPLDTLDMLAKERGGYVEVDRSATLDWDALRQKIATDGMRNSNCVAIAPTATISNIIGVDACIEPCFGNLSVKSNLSGEFTVINHYLVRDLKKLGLWDDVMVVDLKHFDGSLRPIDRVPNDIKALYATAFEIETSWLVEAGSRRQKWIDQAQSLNIYMAGASGKKLDETYKLAWVRGLKTTYYLRTQSATHAEKSTVQAGKMNSVSSAPAAAMLGMSAIDKAAAAAQAQMSATPATDIKFCAIDDPGCEACQ; via the coding sequence ATGCAAACAGCACCTTATGCCGTGCCCCTTTCATCCGGCGTTCCGGCCAGCAATTCAATTCACGCCACGCCGGCATCCGGCGCGCTGGCCAACTACCAGATCATTCGCCGCAACGGCTCCGTCGTTGCATTCGAGCCCAGCAAGATTGCCGTCGCCATGATGAAGGCTTTCCTGGCCGTGCACGGCACCCAGGGCGCGGCCTCGGCCAGCGTGCGCGAAACCGTCGATACCCTGACCCAGGCCGTCGTTCGCGCCCTGATGCGTTCACGCCCCAGCGGCGGCACCTTCCACATCGAGGATGTGCAGGACCAGGTTGAACTCGGCCTGATGCGCGGCGGTCACCACGAAATCGCCCGGGCCTACGTGCTGTACCGCGAAAAGCACAACCAGGAACGCGCCCGGCAGCTGCAGGCCCAGACGCCTGCCCTGCCGCAGCTTCATGTCATGGACGGCGGCAAACGGGTTGCGCTGGATCTCCGCAACCTGCAGGCGCTGATCGAGGCCTCATGCGCCAACCTCGGCACCGATGTCAAGCCCGACCCGATTGTTTCGGAAACCATGCGCAACCTGTACGACGGCGTGCCCATCGAAGAGGTTTACAAGGCGTCCATCCTGGCAGCCCGCACGCTGATCGAAAAAGACCCCGACTACACCTACGCCACCGCGCGCCTCTTGCTGCACACCATCCGCAAGGAAGTCCTGGACGAGGAAATCAGCCACGAAGCCATGGCTGTCCGCTATGTCACGTATTTCCCTGAATTCATCGCCAAGGGCATCAAAAACGAGCTGCTCGACGAAAAACTCCAGCAGTTCGACCTGGCCCGCCTGGGTGCGGCGCTCAAGCCCGAGCGCGACCTGCAGTTCGACTACCTCGGCCTGCAGACGCTGTTCGACCGCTACTTCTTGCACATCCGCAAGCAGCGCATCGAGTTGCCGCAGGCGTTCTTCATGCGCGTGGCCATGGGCCTGTCGCTGAACGAAACCGACCGCGAAGCACGCGCCATCGAGTTCTACGAAATCCTGTCGTCGTTCGACTTCATGTCGAGCACGCCGACGCTCTTCAATGCCGGCACCCTGCGCTCGCAGCTGTCGTCCTGCTACCTCACGACGGTTGCCGACGACCTGGGCGGCATCTACGACGCCATCAAGGAAAACGCCCTGCTGTCCAAGTTTGCCGGAGGCCTGGGCAATGACTGGACGCCAGTGCGCGCCATGGGCGCGCACATCAAGGGCACCAACGGCGAATCGCAAGGCGTGGTGCCCTTCCTGAAGGTGGTGAATGACACGGCTGTAGCGGTAAATCAAGGTGGAAAACGCAAGGGCGCCGTCTGCGCCTACCTCGAAACCTGGCACCTGGACATCGAGGAATTCCTGGAGCTGCGCAAAAACACCGGCGACGACCGCCGCCGCACGCACGACATGAACACGTCGAACTGGATTCCCGACCTGTTCATGCGCCGCGTGATGGAAAAAGGCAGCTGGACGCTGTTCTCGCCGTCCGACACGCCCGACCTGCACGACAAGTTCGGCCAGGACTTTGAAAAGGCCTACGTCGCCTATGAAGCGCGCGCCGAGCGCGGCGAACTCAAGCCCTCGCGCAAACTGCAGGCCACCGACATGTGGCGCAAGATGCTGTCGATGCTGTTTGAAACCGGCCACCCCTGGATCACGTTCAAGGATGCCTGCAACATCCGCTCGCCGCAGCAGCATGCCGGCGTGGTGCATTCGTCCAACTTGTGTACCGAAATTACCCTGAATACCAGCGCGACCGAAACGGCCGTCTGCAACCTCGGCTCGATCAACCTGGTCCAGCATCTGAAGGATGGCGCGCTCGACCACGACAAGCTGAAGAAAACCATCACCACGGCCATGCGCATGCTGGACAACGTGATCGACATCAACTACTACGCCGTGGAAAAGGCACGCCACTCCAACATGCGGCATCGCCCGGTCGGCTTGGGGCTGATGGGCTTCCAGGACTGCCTGTACGAACTGCGCGTGCCTTACGCATCGCAGGCCGCCGTTGAATTCGCCGACACCTCGATGGAAGCGATCTGCTACCACGCTTACTGGGCCTCCACCGAACTGGCCAGGGAACGCGGCCAGTACGAAAGCTACAAAGGCTCGCTCTGGGACCAGGGCATCCTGCCGCTCGACACGCTGGACATGCTGGCCAAGGAGCGCGGCGGCTATGTCGAAGTGGACCGTTCCGCGACGCTCGACTGGGACGCCCTGCGCCAGAAAATCGCCACGGACGGCATGCGCAACTCCAACTGCGTGGCGATTGCCCCGACCGCGACTATTTCCAACATCATCGGCGTCGATGCCTGCATCGAGCCCTGCTTTGGCAACCTGTCGGTCAAATCCAACCTGTCGGGCGAATTCACCGTAATCAACCACTACCTGGTGCGCGATCTGAAAAAGCTCGGCCTGTGGGACGATGTGATGGTCGTTGACCTGAAGCATTTCGACGGCTCGCTGCGCCCCATCGACCGGGTTCCGAATGATATCAAGGCGCTGTATGCAACGGCGTTTGAAATCGAAACCTCGTGGCTGGTCGAAGCCGGATCGCGCCGCCAGAAATGGATAGACCAGGCGCAGTCGCTGAACATCTACATGGCCGGCGCGTCGGGCAAGAAGCTCGACGAGACCTACAAGCTGGCCTGGGTACGCGGCCTGAAAACCACCTATTACCTGCGCACCCAGAGCGCCACGCACGCCGAAAAATCAACCGTTCAGGCGGGCAAGATGAACTCGGTGTCGTCCGCTCCTGCAGCAGCCATGTTGGGCATGAGCGCGATTGACAAGGCCGCCGCTGCAGCGCAGGCCCAGATGAGCGCAACGCCCGCGACCGACATCAAATTTTGCGCGATTGACGATCCGGGTTGCGAGGCTTGCCAATAA
- a CDS encoding ribonucleotide-diphosphate reductase subunit beta — MLTWDEEVTPSLQTPLPSDLPASRSADLPTPSFMASAPPLDTHEIPAKAKRVKASDKRIINGQTDVNQLVPFKYKWAWEKYLASCANHWMPQEVNMTRDIALWKDPNGLSDDERRLVMRNLGFFVTADSLAANNIVLGTYRHITAPECRQFLLRQAFEEAIHTHAYQYITESLGLDEGEIFNAYNEVQSIKDKDQFLIPFIEAISDPGFKTGTLESDQTLLKSLIVFACLMEGLFFYVGFTQILALGRQNKMTGAAEQYQYILRDESMHCNFGIDLINQLKLENPQLWTAEFKAEINALFMKAVELEYRYAEDTMPRGVLGLNASMFKGYLRYIANRRATQIGLETLFPNEENPFPWMSEMIDLKKERNFFETRVIEYQSGGALSWD, encoded by the coding sequence ATGTTGACCTGGGACGAAGAAGTCACACCATCGTTGCAGACCCCCCTCCCCAGCGACCTGCCAGCCAGCCGCTCAGCGGACCTCCCGACGCCCTCTTTCATGGCCTCCGCGCCACCGCTGGATACCCACGAAATCCCTGCCAAAGCCAAGCGCGTCAAGGCCTCCGACAAACGCATCATCAACGGCCAGACCGACGTCAACCAGCTGGTGCCGTTCAAGTACAAATGGGCCTGGGAAAAATACCTGGCCTCCTGCGCCAACCACTGGATGCCGCAGGAAGTCAACATGACGCGCGACATCGCGCTGTGGAAAGACCCGAACGGCCTGAGCGACGATGAACGCCGCCTGGTCATGCGCAACCTCGGCTTTTTCGTGACGGCCGATTCACTCGCCGCCAACAACATCGTGCTAGGCACCTACCGCCACATCACCGCGCCCGAATGCCGCCAGTTCCTGCTGCGCCAGGCGTTCGAGGAAGCCATCCACACCCATGCCTACCAGTACATCACCGAGTCGCTGGGCCTGGACGAGGGCGAGATCTTCAACGCCTACAACGAAGTGCAGTCCATCAAGGACAAGGACCAGTTCCTGATCCCGTTCATTGAAGCGATTTCCGACCCCGGCTTCAAGACCGGCACCCTGGAGTCCGACCAGACCCTGCTCAAGTCGCTGATCGTGTTTGCCTGCCTGATGGAAGGCCTGTTCTTCTATGTCGGTTTCACGCAGATCCTGGCGCTGGGCCGGCAAAACAAGATGACCGGCGCGGCCGAGCAGTACCAGTACATCCTGCGTGACGAGTCGATGCACTGCAACTTCGGCATCGACCTGATCAACCAGCTCAAGCTCGAAAACCCGCAGCTCTGGACCGCCGAGTTCAAGGCCGAGATCAACGCCCTGTTCATGAAGGCCGTCGAACTCGAATACCGCTACGCCGAGGACACCATGCCGCGCGGCGTGCTGGGCCTCAACGCATCCATGTTCAAAGGCTACTTGCGCTACATCGCCAATCGCCGCGCCACGCAGATCGGGTTAGAGACGCTGTTCCCGAACGAGGAAAACCCGTTCCCGTGGATGAGCGAGATGATCGACCTGAAAAAAGAACGCAACTTCTTTGAAACCCGTGTGATTGAATACCAGTCTGGCGGCGCCCTCTCCTGGGATTGA
- a CDS encoding carbohydrate kinase family protein translates to MSSVICGSLAFDTIMSFEGRFAEQILPDQLHILNVSFLVPALRREFGGCAGNIAYSLKQLGGSPLPMATVGSDGTDYLARMKAQGISTEFVREVDDLYTAQAMIMTDRDNNQITAFHPGAMMQAHISRIEARSDIRLGIISPDGRDAMLQHAEQFKAAGIPFVFDPGQGLPMFDGPELAHFVELASWVTVNDYEGRMLCDRTGLSCAELSKRVLGLVVTLGAEGCEVWVDGEKTVVPPVKAEAVVDPTGCGDAFRGALLFGLEQGWSLARCAVLGNRVGAHKIASRGGQNYTLDLDEISALRNTSGH, encoded by the coding sequence ATGTCTTCTGTAATTTGCGGCTCGCTGGCCTTTGACACCATCATGAGTTTCGAGGGCCGGTTTGCCGAGCAGATACTGCCCGACCAGCTACACATCCTGAACGTGTCGTTTCTGGTGCCCGCGCTGCGCCGTGAGTTTGGCGGCTGCGCCGGCAACATTGCCTACAGCCTCAAGCAACTCGGCGGCTCGCCGCTGCCGATGGCCACGGTGGGCAGCGACGGCACCGACTACCTGGCGCGCATGAAGGCGCAAGGCATCAGCACCGAATTCGTGCGCGAAGTCGATGACCTCTACACCGCGCAGGCGATGATCATGACCGACCGCGACAACAATCAGATCACGGCTTTTCACCCCGGCGCGATGATGCAGGCGCATATCAGCCGGATCGAGGCGCGCAGCGACATCCGGCTGGGCATCATCTCGCCCGATGGCCGCGACGCCATGCTGCAGCATGCCGAACAGTTCAAGGCCGCCGGCATTCCCTTCGTCTTTGATCCGGGACAGGGCCTGCCGATGTTCGACGGCCCCGAACTGGCGCATTTCGTCGAGCTGGCCTCCTGGGTGACGGTCAACGACTACGAAGGCCGGATGCTGTGCGACCGCACCGGCCTGTCGTGCGCCGAATTGTCCAAGCGTGTGCTGGGCCTGGTGGTGACGCTGGGCGCCGAAGGCTGCGAGGTCTGGGTCGATGGCGAAAAAACCGTGGTGCCGCCGGTCAAGGCCGAGGCGGTGGTTGATCCGACGGGCTGCGGCGATGCGTTTCGCGGTGCGCTGCTGTTCGGACTGGAGCAGGGTTGGTCGCTGGCTCGTTGCGCGGTGCTGGGCAACCGGGTGGGCGCGCACAAGATCGCCAGCCGTGGCGGGCAGAATTACACGCTGGATTTAGATGAAATCAGTGCTTTGCGCAATACCAGCGGGCACTGA
- a CDS encoding zinc-ribbon and DUF3426 domain-containing protein: protein MSQITRCPACTTLFKVVDDQLKAAQGWVRCGQCGDVFEAPLHLVPGEAGGPGMPPDASGSAPVQEELVKASDALTEPVHVEPVWQPFAQGAQATLINAQPEPQGRQDPVFTANAYGSSLNETELADVPAQAPDVPPSPAEEPEATPEVAFVREARQNDFWTSPLVRALLGLMGLALLAALMLQWVVRQKDALAAHEPRLAPMLQALCRPLGCQIRPLRRIESLVIEHASFSKTGPDAYRLSFVFRNTGDALIEIPALEVTLIDSQDELLVRRVVMPAQFGATGVTLAAHAELAGALSLKVSSGGAPGASSPAQAGFLPVAGYRILAFYP from the coding sequence ATGAGCCAGATTACGCGCTGTCCCGCCTGCACCACGCTGTTCAAGGTCGTTGATGACCAGCTCAAGGCGGCGCAAGGCTGGGTGCGCTGCGGACAGTGCGGCGACGTGTTTGAAGCTCCCCTGCACCTGGTGCCGGGCGAGGCCGGCGGGCCGGGCATGCCTCCCGATGCGTCCGGGTCTGCGCCGGTTCAGGAGGAACTGGTGAAGGCGAGCGATGCCCTGACGGAGCCGGTGCATGTGGAACCCGTCTGGCAACCCTTTGCGCAGGGCGCTCAGGCAACCCTGATCAATGCGCAGCCAGAACCGCAGGGACGGCAAGATCCGGTATTCACCGCCAATGCCTATGGTTCCAGCTTGAATGAGACTGAACTGGCGGATGTTCCGGCGCAAGCGCCTGACGTTCCACCTTCTCCCGCCGAAGAGCCCGAGGCAACGCCCGAAGTCGCTTTTGTCCGCGAAGCGCGGCAAAACGACTTCTGGACATCACCCCTGGTCCGCGCCTTGCTGGGCCTGATGGGCCTGGCATTGCTGGCCGCATTGATGCTGCAATGGGTGGTCCGGCAAAAAGACGCTCTGGCCGCGCACGAGCCCCGGCTCGCACCGATGCTGCAGGCGCTTTGCCGGCCGCTGGGCTGCCAAATCCGGCCCTTGCGACGCATCGAATCGCTGGTGATTGAGCATGCCAGCTTCAGCAAGACCGGCCCCGATGCCTACCGCCTGAGCTTCGTTTTCCGCAATACCGGCGATGCGCTCATCGAAATCCCCGCGCTCGAAGTCACGCTCATCGACAGCCAGGACGAGTTGCTGGTGCGCCGCGTGGTGATGCCGGCGCAGTTCGGCGCCACCGGGGTCACACTGGCGGCGCATGCCGAACTGGCTGGCGCCTTGTCCCTGAAAGTCTCCAGCGGTGGCGCCCCAGGGGCTTCATCGCCAGCGCAAGCCGGCTTCCTGCCGGTGGCTGGCTACCGTATCCTGGCTTTTTATCCCTGA
- the prmA gene encoding 50S ribosomal protein L11 methyltransferase yields the protein MFELILLAPVVQVETLSDALDALDALSVSVEDADAHTPAEQALFGEPGMPPPKAGWERSRIVALFATEALARDAATLLQAQDFFAGCHVVAIQAVPEQDWVRLTQSQFTPVEITPEFWIVPTWHEPPAQARQVIRLDPGLAFGTGTHPTTRMCLRWIAARGTSGQSLGRVLDYGCGSGILAIGAAKFGAVAIDAVDIDEAAVESTRANAQANHVQLQTGLPDKAVGRYQTVLANILATPLRVLAPLLCAHVQPGGNLVLAGILERQADELKAAYLPYCQLQVQDEQEGWILMTAQF from the coding sequence ATGTTTGAATTAATCTTGTTAGCCCCTGTCGTCCAGGTGGAAACCCTCAGCGACGCGCTCGATGCCCTGGATGCGCTCAGCGTCTCGGTCGAAGACGCCGACGCGCACACCCCGGCTGAGCAGGCCCTGTTCGGCGAACCCGGCATGCCGCCGCCCAAGGCCGGCTGGGAGCGCTCGCGCATCGTGGCGCTGTTTGCCACCGAAGCGCTGGCGCGCGATGCGGCCACGCTGCTGCAGGCCCAGGATTTCTTTGCCGGCTGCCATGTGGTCGCGATTCAGGCCGTGCCCGAGCAGGACTGGGTCCGGCTGACGCAGTCGCAGTTCACGCCGGTCGAGATCACGCCCGAATTCTGGATCGTGCCGACCTGGCATGAGCCGCCGGCGCAGGCCCGGCAGGTGATCCGGCTCGACCCGGGCCTGGCCTTTGGCACCGGCACCCATCCGACGACGCGCATGTGCCTGCGCTGGATTGCGGCGCGGGGCACGTCAGGCCAGTCGCTGGGCCGCGTGCTCGACTACGGCTGCGGCTCCGGCATCCTGGCGATTGGCGCGGCCAAGTTTGGCGCGGTGGCGATTGACGCGGTCGATATCGACGAGGCCGCTGTTGAATCGACCCGCGCCAATGCCCAGGCCAACCATGTGCAGCTGCAGACCGGCCTGCCCGACAAGGCCGTGGGCCGCTACCAGACGGTGCTGGCCAACATCCTGGCAACGCCTTTGCGCGTGCTGGCGCCGCTGCTGTGCGCGCATGTCCAGCCGGGCGGCAACCTGGTGCTGGCAGGTATTCTGGAGCGCCAGGCCGATGAGCTGAAGGCTGCGTACCTGCCTTATTGCCAGCTCCAGGTCCAGGACGAGCAAGAAGGCTGGATCCTGATGACCGCGCAGTTTTGA
- the accC gene encoding acetyl-CoA carboxylase biotin carboxylase subunit, with protein sequence MFKKILIANRGEIALRIQRACRELGVKAVMVYSEADREAKYIKLADEAVCIGPAPSSLSYLNMPAIISAAEVTDAEAIHPGYGFLSENADFAERVEKSGFKFIGPSPESIRLMGDKVSAKQTMLKAGVPCVPGSEGALPADPAFIKRIAKQIGYPVIIKAAGGGGGRGMRVVHTEAALLNAVQTTKAEAGAAFGNPEVYMEKFLQNPRHIEIQILADQFKNAVWLGERDCSMQRRHQKVIEEGPAPGIPRKLIERIGARCVTAVKKFGYRGAGTFEFLYEDGEFYFIEMNTRVQVEHPVTEWITGIDIVRTQIMVAAGERLPFTQRDIQIKGHSIECRINAEDPYKFTPSPGRITNWHPPGGPGVRVDSHIYSNYFVPPNYDSMIGKIIVHADTREQALARMSAALGETVVEGINTNIALHRELMVDAKFMDGGTNIHYLEEWLSKRER encoded by the coding sequence ATGTTTAAAAAAATACTGATCGCCAATCGCGGCGAGATCGCCCTGCGCATACAGCGGGCCTGCCGGGAACTCGGCGTCAAGGCCGTGATGGTGTATTCCGAAGCGGACCGCGAGGCCAAATACATCAAGCTGGCTGACGAGGCCGTCTGCATCGGGCCGGCGCCTTCATCGCTGAGCTACCTCAACATGCCAGCTATCATTTCGGCCGCCGAGGTGACCGACGCCGAGGCGATTCACCCTGGCTATGGTTTCCTGAGCGAGAACGCCGATTTTGCCGAGCGGGTCGAAAAAAGCGGCTTCAAGTTCATCGGCCCCTCGCCCGAATCCATCCGCCTGATGGGCGACAAGGTGTCGGCCAAGCAGACCATGCTGAAAGCCGGCGTGCCCTGCGTGCCCGGCTCCGAGGGCGCATTGCCGGCTGATCCGGCCTTCATCAAGCGCATTGCCAAGCAGATCGGCTACCCGGTCATCATCAAGGCCGCCGGCGGTGGCGGCGGACGCGGCATGCGCGTGGTGCATACCGAAGCGGCCCTGCTCAATGCCGTGCAGACCACCAAGGCCGAAGCCGGCGCGGCCTTTGGCAACCCGGAGGTCTATATGGAAAAATTCCTGCAGAACCCCCGGCACATCGAGATCCAGATTCTGGCCGACCAGTTCAAGAACGCGGTCTGGCTCGGCGAGCGCGACTGCTCCATGCAGCGCCGCCACCAGAAAGTCATCGAGGAAGGACCGGCCCCAGGCATTCCGCGCAAGCTGATCGAACGCATAGGCGCGCGCTGCGTGACGGCGGTCAAGAAGTTCGGCTACCGTGGCGCTGGCACGTTTGAGTTCCTCTACGAAGACGGCGAGTTCTACTTCATCGAGATGAACACCCGCGTCCAGGTCGAGCACCCGGTGACCGAGTGGATCACCGGCATCGATATCGTGCGCACGCAAATCATGGTGGCTGCCGGCGAACGGTTGCCCTTTACCCAGCGCGACATCCAGATCAAGGGACATTCCATCGAGTGCCGCATCAACGCCGAAGATCCGTACAAATTCACGCCTTCGCCAGGACGCATCACCAACTGGCACCCGCCCGGCGGGCCGGGCGTGCGGGTGGATTCGCATATTTACTCCAACTATTTCGTGCCGCCCAACTACGACTCGATGATCGGCAAGATCATCGTGCATGCCGACACCCGCGAGCAGGCGCTGGCGCGCATGAGCGCGGCCCTGGGCGAGACCGTGGTCGAGGGCATCAACACCAACATTGCGCTGCACCGAGAACTCATGGTGGACGCCAAGTTCATGGACGGCGGCACCAACATCCACTACCTTGAAGAGTGGCTGTCAAAGCGTGAACGCTAA
- the accB gene encoding acetyl-CoA carboxylase biotin carboxyl carrier protein, protein MDLRKLKTLIDLVSESNVSELEITEAEGKVRIVKASGVPMMMMHQPAMAMAAAPTTATPVTVAEAVAVQPAGHAVKSPMVGTFYRSSSPGSNPFVEIGSVVKEGDTVCIIEAMKILNEIEADKSGTVTKILSENGQAVEYGQPLFMIE, encoded by the coding sequence ATGGATCTAAGAAAACTCAAAACCCTGATCGACCTTGTTTCAGAGTCCAATGTGTCTGAACTTGAGATTACAGAGGCCGAAGGCAAGGTCCGAATTGTCAAGGCCAGCGGCGTTCCCATGATGATGATGCACCAGCCCGCCATGGCCATGGCGGCGGCGCCGACAACGGCCACGCCAGTGACTGTGGCTGAAGCCGTCGCTGTTCAACCCGCCGGCCACGCGGTCAAGTCGCCCATGGTCGGCACGTTTTACCGCTCCTCCAGTCCCGGCTCCAACCCGTTTGTCGAAATCGGCAGCGTGGTCAAGGAAGGCGACACGGTCTGCATCATCGAGGCGATGAAGATCCTCAACGAGATCGAGGCCGACAAGTCGGGCACCGTCACCAAGATTCTTTCCGAAAACGGCCAGGCCGTGGAATACGGCCAGCCTCTCTTCATGATTGAGTGA